In Xenopus laevis strain J_2021 chromosome 2S, Xenopus_laevis_v10.1, whole genome shotgun sequence, a genomic segment contains:
- the LOC108709469 gene encoding ADP-ribosylation factor-like protein 8A produces MLALFNKLLDWFKALFWKEEMELTLVGLQYSGKTTFVNVIASGQFNEDMIPTVGFNMRKITKGNVTIKLWDIGGQPRFRSMWERYCRGVSAIVYMVDAADQDKIEASKNELHNLLDKAQLQGIPVLVLGNKRDIPGALDEKELIERMNLSAIQDREICCYSISCKEKDNIDITLQWLIQHSKSRRS; encoded by the exons ATGCTGGCCTTATTCAACAAGCTCTTAGACTGGTTCAAGGCGCTTTTTTGGAAGGAGGAGATGGAGCTCACCTTGGTGGGGCTGCAGTATTCCGGGAAGACCACCTTTGTCAACGTGATTGCG TCGGGACAGTTCAATGAGGACATGATTCCGACTGTTGGATTTAACATGCGGAAGATCACCAAGGGTAATGTAACCATAAAG CTCTGGGATATAGGAGGGCAGCCACGTTTTCGAAGTATGTGGGAGAGATACTGTCGAGGAGTTAGTGCTATTGT ttACATGGTGGATGCAGCAGATCAAGATAAAATCGAGGCATCGAAAAATGAACTGCATAATTTACTGGACAAAGCTCAACTGCAAGGAATCCCA GTTCTGGTGCTGGGGAACAAAAGAGACATTCCTGGGGCTCTAGATGAGAAAGAATTAATAGAGAGAAT GAATCTTTCTGCCATTCAGGACAGGGAGATCTGCTGCTACTCAATTTCTTGCAAAGAGAAGGACAATATTG ACATCACTCTACAGTGGCTTATCCAGCACTCCAAATCCCGAAGAAGCTGA